In the genome of Stigmatella aurantiaca, the window CAGCGATTGAGAACTTCACGAGTTCAAACGAAAGGCATATATGTCCAACTCCTCAATCATAACATGCGGAATCCAGTTCCCTCTGCTCAGACTACTAATCCTTGGTCTGATGCTCCTAGGTGGGCATGCCTTATCTTTTACCCAGGGCGCCGGTCCTCTTAGCATGGGAGGCACGCCCCTAGGGCATGAATGGCTAACAACGCGCTCGGCGCTAGAGTTGCTCGGCGACAGGCTTGTGGCTCCTGAGGATCCGCGTATGCGCTCGGGGTTCCCTCGTGCGGAAGACCTTGGCAGGGTGCCTCCCGAAGCGGTGAAGGCAATTACCGGAACACCGGCAATCAATAATCCCTACTTGTCGTTTTACAGCGCGAAATACAAAGCTGTGGAAGACACTGTGATTGGGCAACGATGGGTCGACACTGGCGGCATTAACATCATAGACGCTTACAAAGACCCATATAATTGCTTTCTCGCAGTGACGCAAGATGTAACTGGAGTACAACATGACCACTTTCTTCGCGAGCGTCATGAGGAAGGCGGTCAAGGCGCGGTTGCTGCAATCAATGGTTCAGTGCAGCGCTTTGTTCGGTACTTTGTGGACGCGGCCATGGCACCAGTCGGTCAAATTAAAGTTTGGGATGGTGGTATTGCCCCGTCCTCCCTTACTGTGGACCGCAACTTCTTTCTCTTCGGACGAGCAGTTCACCTCTTTCAAGATTCTTTCAGTCTGGAGCATGCAGTTCGATTGCCCATTGATGGTTTCAAGAAAGTGCGAGGAATTAAAACATATGTATGCACCCGCGGGAGCGAGCAGCATAGTCACACCAAGCCTCTCGCACCAGACTTTACCGTCGACTATGCAGTCGCAGGTGACGTGATTTGGCGCAGTCGCAGCATTTCTCTTGACAGGCAGACGGCAGACTGGCCAATCAGCAATGTGAAAGATAACGCGCTTACCGCAGTAGAGGGTATGAAAGACCTCTGGGCCGCCTTTCTCCGCACAATGCAGAAACCGCTCTCGCATCGCGAAGCTTACGCTCGGATCGAAGCTGAGAAAGTGGCACGTGCTTGGATGTCTTTCGACCCGGATGAAGTGGCGAATCGCTCCTCCCCCTTGAACGCTCAAAACACTTCCACTTTCGTCGTGAATAGTGAGGAGTGCGACAAGGGCAACGGAGGTGCTGGGATCATCGCAAAAACCGAAAAAGAACGCGCGATATGTATCTACAGCATGAAGGCGCTGGATGGTGCTAGTGACCGAGACACCAGCCTACACATACCGCTATATTGGGACTGGAAGATATCGCGCATAGCTTCGACAGCCATGCAGAACAGGTATCTCCCTCCGCCGGAGGGGTTTGACCCAACGATGGATGTGAGTGGTGGAGCCTACTTGGCGAGCAAGAAGGTCATGCCGATTAAAGAGACCAAGTGGGTGCAATTCTCCGGAGAGCGGCTAGAGGAACTACAGTTTAATCTCACGCCCAGTATCCCTGGGGACATTGAGTACAAGTGCCACTTGGAGGGGCTGGGAGATCAAGACTGGCGTAAGGGGCCCAAAAGCTGCGGCACTCGTGGCGAAAAAAGGCGCATGGAAGGCTTTGCCGTACGTCTTACCGGTCCAACTGCGCAGCTCTATGATGTGATATACGAGTGCAAGTCACAGGGCATGAGAATAGAGTCCGCCAAGAATAGTCAATACTGTGGCACTCAGAATCAGAAGCTCCCCTTGGAGTCCTTGCGTATCTGGCTTGAGCCTAAAAAGCTGGGGGGCATCGCCCACGTAGCGGATCACGGGGATGTGGAGTTCACGGAAGCTCAGTGGGTGCAGGTGAACGGAGCGTTTCCCAAGCGAATCGAGGCACTGGAGCTTACCCTCGCGCGCAGCATTCCTGGGGACATTGAGTACAAGTGCCACTTGGAGGGGCTGGGAAATCAAGACTGGCGTAAGGGGCCCAAAAGCTGCGGCACTCGTGGCGAAAAAAGGCGCATGGAAGGCTTTGCCGTACGTCTTACCGGTCCAACTGCGCAGCTCTATGATGTGATATACGAATGCAGAGTAAAGGATCGGCCAATAGGGTCCGCCAGGAATGGCATATACTGTGGCACTCAGAATCAGAAGCTCCCCTTGGAGTCCTTGCGTATCTGGCTTGAGCCTAAAAAGCTGGGGGGCATCGCCCACGTAGCGGATCACGGGGATGTGGAGTTCACGGAAGCTCAGTGGGTGCAGGTGAACGGAGCGTTTCCCAAGCGAATCGAGGCACTGGAGCTTACCCTCCCTTCCAGCATCTCTGGGGACATTGAGTACAAGTGCCACTTGGAGGGGCTGGGAAATCAAGACTGGCGTAAGGGGCCCAAAAGCTGCGGCACTCGTGGCGAAAAAAGGCGCATGGAAGGCTTTGCCGTACGTCTTACCGGTCCAGCTGCACAGCTCTATGATGTGATATACGAATGCAGAGTAAAGGATCGGCCAATAGAGTCCACCAGGAATGGCATATACTGTGGCACTCAGAATCAGAAGCTCCCCTTGGAGTCCTTGCGTATCTGGCTTGAGCGTGCCCCCTATCGCCAAGTAATCAGCGAATAGGCACAGTGTAGTTGATCCGCTTTCTAGAGTTGTCCCGGTTTCGTGGTTCTCCCGCAGTTTGTGTGGATCCTCAGCGGATGGAGATGGCTACCCGAGCGCGGCTTGACTGCTTGCTGTCACTGAATCGCACGAAGTGCGGGAGAGCCGGAATCGTGGAGTCCACCTCATTGAGGGAAGAGGAGTCCACGATTCCGAGGACTCGTGTCGCCGCCGACGAGATGGGGCCCCCTTGCCGCCGAAATCACCGGCACCCGGGGACCCAGTCGGTGATTTCAGGGCGGTTCTCCGCCCGAGCCGACAGCACAGGGAGCGCGCAGGGCCAGTCCTCTCGTGCGCTTCCCGGCGGTGCCGGGTTCGCTGGTGCCGGACGGCGTCTTCGTGCCGCAGGAGGGCGGCGTGCGCTTCGAGCCGTTGCCTCCGCCTACGCAAGCAGAGGTGGAGCGACTGCTGCGGGGGGGGGGGGCCGTCACCGGGTGCTGCGCCTGCTGGAGAAAAGAGGGGCCCTGCCCGCGCAAGGGCCCGAGGACGCGCTGCAGGCATACCCGGCGCACTCCCTGCAGCAGCGGCTGCGCTGGACGGAGGTGGATGTGCGGCTGCCTCCCCGAAAACAGCCCCGGTGCGCCTTCCTGGAGGGATTCTCCCTGCACGCCCATACGCGCCTGCATGCAAACGATAGGCAAGGACTGGAGCGGCGATGCCGCTATGGGGCACGCGGTGCGCTGGCACAGGAGCGGTTGTCACGAGAGGAGGATGGCCGCATCGCCTACCGCATGAAGCGCCCGCTGCCGGACGGCACGGCGCATCTGCTCTTCACCGGGCTTACGCTGCTCCGTTGGCTGGCCAGCCTGGTGCCTCCGCCTCGG includes:
- a CDS encoding transposase gives rise to the protein MGPPCRRNHRHPGTQSVISGRFSARADSTGSAQGQSSRALPGGAGFAGAGRRLRAAGGRRALRAVASAYASRGGATAAGGGGRHRVLRLLEKRGALPAQGPEDALQAYPAHSLQQRLRWTEVDVRLPPRKQPRCAFLEGFSLHAHTRLHANDRQGLERRCRYGARGALAQERLSREEDGRIAYRMKRPLPDGTAHLLFTGLTLLRWLASLVPPPRANLTRFHGVFAPGAKVRPVLLPQTGAEPGLEEESPAFAATVEEPRKERTPRLDWAGLLKRTFALDVFACLRCGGRLRAPNKSKDWSPSSRGNAPRKGLLLGALKRHPFQDVESMRPEARTRAVATC